The region CCCTCACGACGTTGATTTGGGCAGTCGTAGGAGTTGGCCCAGTGAAGTCCTAGATATACCGGATGCGAAACGCTTACCCGCCCAACACAATCGCAATCAGGCTGCTCACCTTGGCGATCGTCCCGGTGAAGAGCGTCTGAATGGATGTGAGACCTGTGTCAAAAGGCGAACTCCCGGTTTGAGCGTGAGCCGCCAGTGGAAACAGGAGAAGGGTGAGCAGTAAAAAACCCGAGAAAGAAGGCCGAAGGTTTGGCCTCTCAACTCGGGCTGCACGATGAAGCGTCTTCATGTTTGCACCTCCATCCGACTTGAGTTCGTCGGGTATGGCGCAAACCTACGGCGAGCTATCGCTCTAAGTCCAATGACTTTCGCGTTCGTTCTTATGCGCGTCGCGCATAAGAACCCCGGAATCGCGGAGAGTCAAAAGACGATTGTGGTCTTCGTTGGCGTTTCGCGGAGATCGGTGCAGGCGTGGCTTTAAGAGTTGGGGTCTCTTGGCGAAAGATTTAGCTCTTCCTGTATGAGAGCGCAGTTGGTCATCGTCTGTTCAAATGACTCAGGCTCTTCGACAAACAGGCCTTCTTGAACCATGCGCCGATAATCTACGCGTAGAGCATCGTAGGCATTCCCGGTGGGCACCAATGTGATGCCACCGCGAACTACTTCAAGATAGTCAATGCGATTACCATTCGCATCCTTTTCCGCAAAGAAAGCGTTTTTGTGGACGGCGACGGCCTCCGCGACTTCTCGTGCCGCAATCGCACTTGGCAGATATCCCTCTTGATGCAGACGAGTCAGATCATGGAAGTGTCGAGAAAAGCGCTGGCTAAGCCCAGCTTCGCCCTGCACACAATACACATGGGCCGCCGTAGCCTTCTCCCAGAAAATACGCTCGATCTCCATGACTCTCGGGTTCGCCAGTGGGAAGGAAACGTCTTGGATGAAGTCCTGCATGTCGCACTGGACCGGGCGAACACTGCTCGGTTCGCCAGTGGATCTTGCTCCAAATTCCAGCATCACGCTTGGCAGAGCGTATCTGGAGGGAGCGATGAGAGGTTCGTAGTCGATAAAGATACAGCCGTCGGTCACGCGGCTCCTTACCCCAGATAAGCCCGCCATCGCTGCTTCCACAATCGGATGCGCGTGGTCGCGTAACCACGCGGGTAGAAGCTCCTTACGGATCTCATCTGACCACTTCTTTTCCTGGCTTCTCGTCGGTGGGATCGCGTCGAATCCTTGCGGAGCTTTCGCAACCAGTTCAGGTGCGAGAGCCCGAATGTCATAGGTGAGGTCTACGTCTTCTGAGAATCGGCGGATGGCTTTGTACGCCTTTGACAGAGCGGTTCCACCTTTGAAGACCAGATGGTTTCCGAGCGGGGACTCAAACAACGTCGAAAGCGCCCAAACGACCCAAACATCTTTTTCCAACAGCGGGCCTGAGCGACCTGAGGAAGAGGTGGCGGTACGCAGCACCGCCACCTTGTCCTTCTCGCTTAGTTGGAGAAAGTTCTCAGACATAGAAAGCACTCCGGCTCAACGCTGTCGCCAGCCATCCGGGGAATAAGGAGATATGTTGATTGACCTTTTTGAGGTCACCCTTTGGAACCTTGCTCTCGATCTCTTTCAGAACCTCGTCCACTCTCTCGGGGCCAGCCCATGCAAGCGCACGGACGATCTCGCCAGCGGGTTCCTTGGCAAAGGTCAGTTGCCAGGATGGGGCGTGCTGGAGTTCGATGACTTGCTTTCCGAGTGTTAACTTCCGGGTTTTCCCGGAGGTCAGATAGATCGTTCGGACGGGAACCTGTGTCGTCAGGCCCAGCGCATTCGCCGATGTCGCGGGGGAAGGAACAATCGTCTCGCCCCGCTGTGCGGACAGCTCTTCGATCAGCCTCTCCGCCAGAGGGGCACTGCTCCCGAAACGAGTGACAACCGGCGAGACATACACTCCTCGCCCAGCTCTGAGCAGCCGTCCTCGGCGAGCGAGCCGGGAGAGAGATTGGTCAATAGCGGGTCGCGTTCCGAGATGCAGCAGCATCTTGGCGCTGACCGGCGCACCCTCTGGGAGGGCTGTCACTCGCTGCAATATCGACTCCACCAATCGCTCCACATTCCACCTCTGTCAGAAGTATTATATCCACTTCTGACACTTTTGAACATGCGATTTCACTCCCGTCATTGGGAGTCGATTGGGAGTGCGAATCTGCGATGCAAACGGTTGAAACGAATTCGTTTACGCCAACGTGCCCACACGGTATTCCGCTTGGCGAAACCCCAACAGTCGAGCCGACTGTTGGTCACAAAATCTGACAAAACCCAACGGTCGAGATTCACTCCCGATGCACTCCCAGTAGCCTGTCCGAAGCGTACTTTTCCGTACTTTTGAGTCGCCATTAGTACCGTAAAGTCAACAACTTACGCGTTATTCAGGTCACTCATAACCCAAAGGTCGTAGGTTCAAATCCTACCCCCGCAACCAATCCTTTGAATCCTTTACAAGGATGGGACTCTTGAGACAAACTCCTAGAAACTCCCAATAAGAAAATCGCTGATTTTAGGCGCTCGCTGCAACTGGCTTGAGCACCATTTCAACGACGTTTCCATTCGCTTCCCGCTTCGATAACGACATCGCCTGTCCTTAGATATTCATCGTCGTTAGGATATAGGCATGACGCATCAATTCCTGCTGCACCTTCATCGGAACCCCGGTCTCGTCCAGCCACGAACGGTACGTGTGGCGGAACGTGTGCCAACCGAATCTCTCCTAGCTTCCCCGCCTCGATCTTGCGTGTGTCGTGAATGAGAGCTCGCTTGCTGTTTGCTGTGGGCTCACCTTGCCAGCACCACACACCCGGCGCCGCGCCGCACGTTGGACACGCGACCACACAGCATCCCGAAGGGCGAAGATGCCGCTTCTGGATCTCGGTCGGGTGATACGGTCGGTTCGTCATCCGGTTCGCAGAGACCCACCCTTTTGCGGTGGGAACGGCCTGCTTGCTCCAAGCCAAGACGATCTTGGTCAGGGACGGATGCAACGGAACATAGTCCTGGGAATATTCAGTTTTGACGTCATCGATCCGCCCGCTCACAAAGCTGCGCTGAACGAG is a window of Granulicella tundricola MP5ACTX9 DNA encoding:
- a CDS encoding TrbC/VirB2 family protein, translated to MKTLHRAARVERPNLRPSFSGFLLLTLLLFPLAAHAQTGSSPFDTGLTSIQTLFTGTIAKVSSLIAIVLGG
- a CDS encoding nucleotidyl transferase AbiEii/AbiGii toxin family protein, with the translated sequence MSENFLQLSEKDKVAVLRTATSSSGRSGPLLEKDVWVVWALSTLFESPLGNHLVFKGGTALSKAYKAIRRFSEDVDLTYDIRALAPELVAKAPQGFDAIPPTRSQEKKWSDEIRKELLPAWLRDHAHPIVEAAMAGLSGVRSRVTDGCIFIDYEPLIAPSRYALPSVMLEFGARSTGEPSSVRPVQCDMQDFIQDVSFPLANPRVMEIERIFWEKATAAHVYCVQGEAGLSQRFSRHFHDLTRLHQEGYLPSAIAAREVAEAVAVHKNAFFAEKDANGNRIDYLEVVRGGITLVPTGNAYDALRVDYRRMVQEGLFVEEPESFEQTMTNCALIQEELNLSPRDPNS
- a CDS encoding DUF6088 family protein yields the protein MERLVESILQRVTALPEGAPVSAKMLLHLGTRPAIDQSLSRLARRGRLLRAGRGVYVSPVVTRFGSSAPLAERLIEELSAQRGETIVPSPATSANALGLTTQVPVRTIYLTSGKTRKLTLGKQVIELQHAPSWQLTFAKEPAGEIVRALAWAGPERVDEVLKEIESKVPKGDLKKVNQHISLFPGWLATALSRSAFYV
- a CDS encoding tyrosine-type recombinase/integrase; translated protein: MHLLYECATRWELFTEQRNPIALVRVEGGAKRRQRPMILTVEQFELVVATLREPYRTMVQIAQCLGLRVSEIAALQWDDFDFEKNQLLVQRSFVSGRIDDVKTEYSQDYVPLHPSLTKIVLAWSKQAVPTAKGWVSANRMTNRPYHPTEIQKRHLRPSGCCVVACPTCGAAPGVWCWQGEPTANSKRALIHDTRKIEAGKLGEIRLAHVPPHVPFVAGRDRGSDEGAAGIDASCLYPNDDEYLRTGDVVIEAGSEWKRR